One window of the Acaryochloris sp. CCMEE 5410 genome contains the following:
- a CDS encoding AAA family ATPase, with amino-acid sequence MPLSVSVRDIQTLILSYHPVIVIETLEEDRVQTLLKKATEEMSIPMFEWSIAQGLIRSPGTFDAPWVNEYAPPGTLKPAAIGNTAEPLAVLKHVQDMSIKALFWLKDFGKHFEDPETARHFREAAQLFSQKRSAFVLTGDNIELPREIEHDAVVYDLKLPDRDELSRTVKEVVRTMRHKHRTIVELEDQDMQALVQAMTGMTLKQARQVLAYAALDDGKLTTDDVERILHRKAQLIRAGGVLDYLPVEGNRVEWGGFANLKNWLGRAKVGFSPAAKALNLTPPKGILIVGIQGCGKSLAAKAIAREWKMPLLKLDAGRLYDKFVGESEKNFRKAISLAESMAPAVLWIDEIEKSLGATGSDSDGGLSRRMFGFFLTWMQEKSQEVFVVATANDISQIPPELLRKGRFDEIFYVDLPDLQERGAIFRIHLMLRKQDPSHFDMPTLLQASEGYSGAEIEQAVVAALYRALYVEKPLDTELLVQEIQGMIPLSISRQEHLKQLRNLAQDRFMSAR; translated from the coding sequence ATGCCCTTATCCGTAAGTGTACGAGACATTCAGACCTTAATTCTGTCCTATCACCCCGTCATTGTGATTGAAACCTTAGAGGAAGATCGGGTTCAAACTCTTCTCAAGAAAGCGACGGAGGAAATGTCTATTCCGATGTTTGAATGGAGCATTGCTCAGGGCCTAATTCGGTCTCCTGGTACCTTTGATGCGCCTTGGGTAAATGAATATGCACCACCTGGCACTCTCAAACCTGCCGCGATTGGTAATACTGCGGAACCCTTAGCCGTCCTTAAACATGTCCAAGATATGTCGATTAAGGCATTGTTCTGGCTCAAGGATTTTGGCAAACATTTTGAAGATCCAGAAACGGCCCGCCATTTTCGGGAAGCGGCTCAGCTTTTTTCTCAAAAACGGTCTGCCTTTGTGCTAACCGGGGACAATATCGAGCTGCCCAGGGAAATTGAACATGATGCTGTGGTCTATGACCTGAAGCTGCCCGATCGCGATGAGCTGTCTAGGACGGTGAAAGAGGTAGTGCGGACCATGAGACACAAACACCGCACCATCGTGGAATTAGAAGATCAGGATATGCAGGCCCTTGTTCAAGCCATGACGGGTATGACCTTGAAACAAGCCCGACAAGTGTTGGCCTATGCGGCTTTGGATGATGGCAAATTGACCACAGACGATGTGGAACGTATTCTCCATCGTAAAGCCCAACTGATCCGAGCCGGTGGGGTGCTGGATTACCTGCCGGTCGAGGGGAATCGTGTGGAATGGGGCGGGTTTGCGAATCTCAAAAATTGGCTGGGACGAGCCAAGGTCGGATTTAGTCCTGCTGCTAAAGCCTTGAATCTAACTCCGCCGAAGGGCATTTTGATTGTAGGGATTCAAGGATGTGGCAAATCTCTAGCGGCGAAAGCGATCGCTAGAGAATGGAAAATGCCCTTACTGAAGCTAGATGCAGGTCGTCTCTACGATAAATTTGTGGGGGAATCAGAGAAGAACTTTCGCAAAGCTATCTCCTTAGCCGAATCGATGGCTCCTGCTGTTCTCTGGATTGATGAAATCGAAAAAAGCTTAGGAGCTACTGGGTCTGATTCAGATGGCGGTTTGAGTCGACGAATGTTTGGATTCTTCCTGACCTGGATGCAGGAAAAGTCCCAAGAGGTGTTTGTGGTGGCCACTGCCAATGATATTTCCCAAATTCCACCAGAACTGCTGCGAAAAGGCCGTTTTGATGAGATTTTTTATGTGGATTTACCGGATTTGCAAGAACGAGGCGCGATTTTTCGCATCCATCTGATGTTGCGTAAGCAGGATCCTAGCCATTTTGATATGCCCACCCTATTGCAGGCATCGGAAGGCTATAGTGGTGCTGAAATAGAGCAAGCAGTCGTGGCAGCGCTGTATCGAGCGCTTTATGTAGAGAAGCCTTTGGACACAGAGTTACTGGTCCAAGAAATTCAAGGCATGATTCCCCTATCTATTTCACGACAGGAACATTTAAAGCAGCTCCGCAACCTTGCTCAAGATCGATTTATGAGTGCGAGATAG
- a CDS encoding TolC family protein, with product MQHLSWIKWGKTSCLTAALMMSGALIVPAQAQGDNPGASELLPTEIDEQPLRLPTTDPKILNPDPKILDVPTAPEDVTIDPDLDQAITLEQALELAKRNNRDLQVVELQVRQSKAALAEAKAAELPTISAQASLNRTDSATSRIINEQQVEAQVEGIEDQIQQLQAQLPGANAAQTAILNQTIQGLQTQIQTIRDQPPLFPSVSNLFNTSVQLNYDVFTSGQRSASIRAAESALKAAEKSLETQLQQLRLDVSNDYYDMQQADELVQIAKAAVKNAEETLDNTRALEQAGLGTRFDVLRSEVQLANQQQQLSQAQSQQLTARRQLAQRLSLNPRATLSAADPVKIAGLWPMSLTNTIAKAQQNRSELGEILDQRQIAQQNERLVKGSFGPQVSVAASGNFAVDLDDLTDAFGYSLGGQVTKLLFDGGATKANARQQALGAKIAETQFANFKNLVRFQVEQNYFTLQSSFKNIATNECAVIQAEQSLELARLRSKAGIGTQLEVSNAETELTRTRSNRLQAIIDYNRALIALERFVGHRQQQARVGEVPSPGEKLCNQA from the coding sequence ATGCAACATCTATCGTGGATAAAATGGGGCAAAACAAGTTGCCTCACCGCAGCACTGATGATGAGTGGAGCATTGATTGTGCCAGCTCAGGCTCAAGGAGATAATCCTGGTGCAAGTGAACTCCTGCCGACGGAAATTGATGAGCAACCCTTGCGTCTACCCACGACAGATCCCAAAATTCTGAATCCTGATCCGAAAATACTGGACGTACCCACTGCACCGGAAGATGTCACTATTGACCCAGACCTCGATCAGGCCATTACATTAGAGCAAGCCTTAGAGCTGGCTAAGCGCAATAATCGGGATTTGCAGGTAGTGGAATTGCAGGTGCGCCAGTCAAAAGCAGCATTAGCAGAAGCCAAAGCCGCAGAACTCCCAACCATCAGTGCCCAAGCGAGTCTCAACCGCACAGATTCTGCAACATCGCGGATCATCAACGAGCAGCAAGTAGAAGCCCAAGTCGAAGGTATTGAAGATCAAATTCAGCAGCTACAAGCCCAATTACCTGGGGCAAATGCAGCTCAAACAGCGATTTTAAATCAGACGATTCAAGGATTGCAGACTCAAATTCAAACCATTCGAGATCAGCCTCCTCTTTTTCCTTCAGTCAGCAATCTATTCAACACTAGCGTTCAGCTAAACTACGATGTCTTCACTTCTGGACAACGCTCAGCTAGCATTCGCGCTGCTGAGTCTGCCCTTAAGGCCGCTGAAAAGTCTCTAGAAACCCAGTTACAGCAGCTGCGCCTAGACGTTTCCAATGACTATTACGATATGCAGCAGGCCGATGAGTTGGTCCAGATTGCCAAGGCAGCGGTAAAAAATGCCGAAGAAACGTTGGATAATACTCGAGCCTTGGAACAGGCAGGTTTAGGCACTCGGTTTGATGTTCTACGTTCAGAAGTCCAGCTGGCAAACCAACAGCAACAGCTCTCCCAAGCCCAAAGTCAACAGCTCACCGCTCGACGCCAATTGGCTCAGCGTTTAAGTCTTAATCCCAGAGCAACTTTATCGGCTGCTGATCCTGTCAAAATTGCCGGATTATGGCCCATGTCTCTGACCAATACGATTGCCAAAGCCCAACAGAATCGCTCCGAACTGGGAGAAATTTTAGATCAGCGCCAAATTGCCCAGCAGAATGAGCGATTGGTTAAAGGAAGTTTTGGTCCCCAGGTCAGTGTGGCCGCTAGTGGTAACTTTGCGGTTGATTTAGATGACTTGACTGATGCCTTTGGCTATTCCCTGGGTGGACAGGTTACCAAGTTATTGTTTGATGGAGGCGCGACCAAAGCCAACGCCCGACAGCAAGCCCTAGGGGCAAAAATTGCGGAGACTCAATTTGCCAATTTTAAAAATCTGGTTCGGTTCCAGGTAGAGCAGAACTACTTTACCTTACAGTCCAGCTTTAAAAATATTGCGACCAATGAATGTGCGGTGATCCAAGCGGAGCAAAGTTTAGAGTTAGCTCGATTACGTTCCAAAGCAGGGATTGGGACTCAACTTGAAGTCAGTAACGCTGAAACAGAACTCACGCGAACCCGCAGTAATCGCTTGCAGGCAATCATTGACTACAATCGCGCCTTAATTGCTCTGGAGCGTTTTGTCGGCCATCGACAACAGCAGGCCAG
- a CDS encoding tetratricopeptide repeat-containing serine protease family protein, translating to MHKSLHLSTVLLGTTAALVWIQPQAQALSAAEVSKLAKNVTVRISSPGGLGSGVIVKKEGDNYTVATAAHVVDLPNTYDIQTPDQQTHQITSSSIQKFQGVDLAVVQFSSSQTYAVAKMGNVNDAPEGTPIYVAGFPAQTLALTESIYNFTEGKVTANATKPLADGYALVYSNSTLPGMSGGPVLDEQGRLVAIHGRADTASIQPQDESTNPDIYIKTGFNLGIPINTFLNSLPSTLTSLNLGTIEPRPDANEPTAADFYLQGGDKLKRKDYAGAIADFSQAIELDPEYVEAYYGRSLGHYRQRDSFKAIEDLTQAIKLNPEYTQAYVQRGVVKANSRDTPGSLSDYRQALVLSPLDATILYRQALSELQLWRYQGAMFALDRAIAFNPRLAEAKVMKGVVQVLQDKSNGNNPTTYAKTIAELEKIRQLQLPFNSAITDIHKGLLSSLKGDQQTGLRQLQTAGFKAQREGDNQLNDIIRAMILKLSRR from the coding sequence ATGCATAAATCTCTTCACCTCTCCACCGTCCTCTTAGGTACAACAGCCGCATTGGTCTGGATCCAGCCCCAAGCCCAAGCATTGAGTGCAGCGGAAGTCAGTAAACTCGCAAAAAATGTCACGGTTCGAATTAGCAGTCCGGGCGGTTTAGGATCGGGGGTGATTGTCAAGAAAGAGGGAGATAACTACACCGTTGCTACTGCGGCCCATGTGGTCGACCTCCCCAATACCTACGATATTCAAACCCCTGATCAGCAAACTCATCAGATCACGTCTTCCAGTATTCAAAAATTTCAAGGGGTAGATCTGGCAGTTGTTCAATTTTCCAGTTCCCAAACCTATGCAGTCGCCAAGATGGGAAATGTGAATGATGCCCCAGAAGGGACTCCCATTTACGTGGCAGGTTTTCCAGCCCAAACCCTGGCTTTGACGGAGTCGATCTATAACTTCACGGAAGGGAAAGTGACGGCCAATGCCACGAAGCCCCTAGCAGATGGCTATGCATTGGTTTATTCCAATAGCACCTTACCTGGCATGAGTGGGGGGCCGGTATTGGATGAGCAGGGTCGATTGGTGGCCATTCATGGCCGCGCTGACACCGCATCGATTCAACCTCAAGATGAATCCACCAATCCCGATATCTATATTAAAACTGGATTTAATCTAGGGATTCCGATTAACACCTTTCTCAATTCATTGCCCTCAACCCTCACATCCTTGAATTTAGGGACGATTGAACCGCGACCAGATGCAAATGAACCCACTGCTGCAGATTTCTATTTGCAAGGGGGAGATAAACTCAAGCGTAAGGATTATGCCGGGGCGATTGCTGATTTTTCTCAAGCCATTGAACTAGATCCGGAATATGTAGAAGCCTACTATGGCCGCAGTCTTGGTCATTATCGGCAACGAGATTCATTCAAAGCGATTGAGGATCTGACGCAGGCGATCAAGCTTAATCCAGAGTATACCCAAGCCTATGTACAGCGGGGTGTGGTGAAAGCGAATTCTAGAGATACACCGGGGTCTCTCAGTGATTATCGGCAGGCTCTCGTTCTCAGTCCTTTGGATGCCACAATTCTCTATCGGCAGGCCTTATCAGAATTGCAGCTGTGGCGATACCAGGGGGCGATGTTTGCCCTGGACCGTGCGATCGCATTCAATCCCCGATTAGCAGAAGCGAAGGTGATGAAAGGTGTTGTTCAGGTTTTGCAGGATAAGTCTAACGGCAACAATCCGACCACCTATGCCAAAACGATTGCAGAGCTGGAGAAAATCAGACAGCTTCAACTTCCATTTAACTCAGCCATCACTGATATTCATAAGGGACTCCTCAGCAGCTTGAAAGGCGATCAGCAAACAGGCCTTCGCCAATTACAAACTGCTGGGTTTAAGGCTCAACGAGAGGGGGATAATCAGTTGAATGACATTATCCGTGCCATGATTTTGAAGCTGTCTCGGCGATAA